The sequence GATGCCTTCGCGCGCATGGACGTGGACGAAGCCCTCCGGGTGGTCGAGGAAGACCACCAGGTGGATCAGGAATACGAGAGCATCACCCGCCAGCAGATTACTTACATGATGGAAGATCCCCGCGCCATACCCATCGCCCTCAGCATCATGTGGTCGGCCCGGGCCCTGGAACGGATCGGCGACCGGTCCTGCAATATCTGCGAGTACGTCATTTACTACGCTAAGGGGAAAAACATCCGCCACGTCAGCATCGAGCAGGTGGCTGCCGATCTTCGGCGCCCCCAGTAGTCCGTCGCCACCGGAGTCCCCCCGGTCGGTAGTCCACCACCCGGCCCGTCCGTGATTGCCGCCGACGAACGATCGTGGAGCGTCCCGACCCGCCTCCCCGCTACCGCACCGAGCACCGGACCTGCCCCGCCACTATGAAATGCCACCGCCTCGCCCCCGTGATCGGGTTGTTGTTGTATGCCGCCTCGGCCTGGGGACGGGGTTCCTTCACCATTGAAGACATCCGGGTCGAAGGACTGCAACGGATCTCGGTCGGCACCGTGTTCAACTACCTTCCGGTCAAGGTGGGCGACCAGTTCGACCCCAAACAGTCGGCCGAGGTCATCAAGGCCCTGTTCAAGACCGGTTTCTTCAAAGATGTGCGCCTGGAACAAGAGGGCAACACCCTGGTGGTGGTGGTCGAGGAAAGGCCATCGATCGCCAGCATCTCTATCGAAGGCAACAAAGATATCGGCACCGACGATCTCAAAAAGGCCCTGAAAGGCGTTGGCCTCTCCGAAGGGAAGGTGTTCGACCGCCAGATTCTCGACAAGGTCGAGCAGGAACTGCGCCGTCAATACTACAGCCGCGGCAAGTACGGGCTGAAGATCACCTCCGAGGTGAAGGACCTACCCCGCAACCGGGTAGCCATCGAGATCAAGATTTCTGAAGGCCGGGTCGCCAAGATCAAGCAGATCAACATCGTCGGCAACAACAAGTTCAGCGACAAGGAACTCCTGCAGGAATTCGAGCTCAGTACCGGCAATCTGCTCTCCTTCTATACCAAGGACGACCAGTACTCGAAGCAGAAACTGTCGGCCGATCTGGAAAGGCTCCGGTCCTTCTACCTCGACCGGGGTTACATCAATTTCCAGATCGAATCTACCCAGGTATCCATCACCCCGGACAAGAAGGAAATCTACATCACCATCAACGTCAAGGAAGGCGATGTGTACAAGGTGAGCGATGTGAAGCTGACCGGCAAGCTCATCGTGCCGCCGGCCGAACTGACCCCGCTGGTGCAGATCGGCCCCGAAGATATCTTTTCCCGCAAGTTGGCCACTGAGTCATCCAAGGCTATCGCCGATCGGCTGGGCGATGAGGGCTACATCTTCGCCAACGTGAACATGGTGCCCGACATCAACGAGGCGCAAAAAACTGTGGCGATCACCTTTTTCGTCGATCCCGGCAAGCAGGTCTACGTGCGCCGCATCAACTTTCACGGCAACACCAAGACCCGCGACGAGGTGCTGCGCCGGGAAATGCGGCAGATGGAAGCGGCTTGGGCGTCCAGCAGCAAGATCGAGCGTTCCAAGACCCGGCTCGACCGCCTCGGCTACTTCCAGGAAGTCAACGTGGAAACTCCCGCGGTGCCGGGCACGACGGACCAAATCGACGTCAACTACAACGTGGTGGAAAAGCCGTCCGGAAACATCATGGCCGGGGTCGGCTACTCCCAGGTGCAAGGGATCATCATCAATGCCAGCGTCAGCCAGGACAACGTGTTCGGAACCGGCAAGCGGATCAACTTCACCTTCAACAACAGCTACGTCAACACCATCTACCGCATCGGGTATTTCAACCCTTACACCACGCTGGACGGCGTCAGCAGCGGGTTTGACCTCGCCTATCGGAAAACCAACGCCCAAAACATGAACCTCGCCAGCTATAACACCGATGTCTTCAGCGCCGGCGGAAACCTGGGCATCCCCCTGAACGAGTTCGACAGCCTGCGCTTCAATCTGGACTACAACCACACCAAGCTGAAGCAAACCGTCAATTCTTCCCAGGAGGTAGCCGATTTCATCACCCGCAATGGCGACAAATTCAATTATCTGACCTTGGCCGCCGGCTGGGTGCACGACTCCTTGAACCGCGCCATCTTCCCGACCGAGGGCGGCGCCCAGCGATTCTCGGTGCTGGGAACCCTGCCCTTCAGCGACCTCAATTTCTATAAGGCCAGCATCAAGCTGCAGCAGTATTTTCCCTTGGCCAAGGACTTCACCTTAATGGTCAT is a genomic window of Candidatus Methylocalor cossyra containing:
- the bamA gene encoding outer membrane protein assembly factor BamA, whose amino-acid sequence is MKCHRLAPVIGLLLYAASAWGRGSFTIEDIRVEGLQRISVGTVFNYLPVKVGDQFDPKQSAEVIKALFKTGFFKDVRLEQEGNTLVVVVEERPSIASISIEGNKDIGTDDLKKALKGVGLSEGKVFDRQILDKVEQELRRQYYSRGKYGLKITSEVKDLPRNRVAIEIKISEGRVAKIKQINIVGNNKFSDKELLQEFELSTGNLLSFYTKDDQYSKQKLSADLERLRSFYLDRGYINFQIESTQVSITPDKKEIYITINVKEGDVYKVSDVKLTGKLIVPPAELTPLVQIGPEDIFSRKLATESSKAIADRLGDEGYIFANVNMVPDINEAQKTVAITFFVDPGKQVYVRRINFHGNTKTRDEVLRREMRQMEAAWASSSKIERSKTRLDRLGYFQEVNVETPAVPGTTDQIDVNYNVVEKPSGNIMAGVGYSQVQGIIINASVSQDNVFGTGKRINFTFNNSYVNTIYRIGYFNPYTTLDGVSSGFDLAYRKTNAQNMNLASYNTDVFSAGGNLGIPLNEFDSLRFNLDYNHTKLKQTVNSSQEVADFITRNGDKFNYLTLAAGWVHDSLNRAIFPTEGGAQRFSVLGTLPFSDLNFYKASIKLQQYFPLAKDFTLMVMGEVAYGDGYKGTSTLPFFENYFAGGPQSVRGFLANTLGPRTRPNQVTGNGGDLPLGGSSKLVGTAEILFPVPFLHDSKSVRLGGFVDVGNVYCGAFKTASPDTPDCFYPSRGSFVRYSVGISARWLSPFGALSVSIAEPLNAEKGDKTQPFQFSFGSGF